A single Nisaea sp. DNA region contains:
- a CDS encoding ABC transporter permease, which translates to MNYVTLDYADLALAASLLLINGAISVALSLGLARSLAISAARMVVQLLLIGLILDFLLASVSPFWTGFAVLVMLGFAGYEAMARQDRRLKGFWAYGLGAGVMTLAALLVMSFALITQVAADPWYHPQYLLPLLGMVLGNCMTGVALAIRSITGALADGRNAVEAQLTLGRSFRLSTQPMVRSALKTAMTPTINSMAATGLVSLPGMMTGQILAGIDPVEAVKYQLLVMFLIAGATAIGVTGAVFAISRRLSDHRHRLRLDRLTDMASD; encoded by the coding sequence ATGAATTACGTGACGCTCGACTATGCCGATCTTGCACTGGCGGCCTCCCTGCTTCTGATCAACGGCGCGATCTCTGTCGCCCTCTCGCTCGGTCTTGCGCGAAGCCTTGCCATCTCTGCGGCTCGGATGGTTGTGCAGCTCCTGCTGATCGGGCTGATCCTCGACTTCCTGTTGGCCAGTGTCTCGCCTTTCTGGACCGGGTTTGCCGTGCTGGTGATGCTTGGTTTCGCCGGATACGAGGCAATGGCGCGGCAGGACCGGCGTCTGAAAGGCTTCTGGGCCTATGGCCTGGGTGCCGGCGTGATGACGTTGGCGGCCCTGCTGGTGATGAGTTTTGCCCTGATCACACAGGTTGCGGCCGACCCCTGGTATCACCCGCAATATCTGTTGCCGTTGCTCGGCATGGTGCTGGGCAATTGCATGACTGGCGTGGCGCTGGCCATTCGGTCGATAACCGGCGCGCTGGCTGATGGCAGGAATGCCGTAGAGGCGCAGCTGACTCTTGGCCGATCATTCCGGCTTTCGACGCAGCCAATGGTCCGGTCCGCGCTCAAGACCGCCATGACCCCGACCATCAATTCGATGGCGGCGACGGGCCTGGTGTCTCTGCCCGGGATGATGACCGGTCAGATCCTAGCCGGGATCGACCCGGTCGAGGCAGTGAAGTATCAGCTTCTGGTCATGTTCCTCATCGCCGGGGCAACGGCAATTGGAGTTACCGGGGCTGTATTCGCCATCAGTCGGCGCCTTTCTGATCATCGTCACAGGTTGAGGTTGGACAGGCTGACCGATATGGCGTCAGATTGA
- a CDS encoding antitoxin Xre-like helix-turn-helix domain-containing protein, whose product MNHISGDHGDRSQNDRLQRTKDRKELTPVAVKTVATLFDLWSLPQRKAAKLMNVDEATWAAMDEGSWKGILSAEQLERTSAFVAIYRSLTEIFGETNGESWPTANNRLDPFQGKPPVDFMAIGDINEIQAVRRHLKVVQEAAGM is encoded by the coding sequence ATGAATCACATTTCCGGGGACCATGGCGATAGGTCGCAAAACGATCGCCTGCAAAGAACCAAGGATCGCAAGGAACTGACACCAGTCGCGGTCAAGACAGTGGCGACATTGTTCGATCTTTGGTCGTTGCCGCAGCGCAAGGCCGCCAAGCTGATGAATGTCGATGAGGCGACCTGGGCTGCTATGGACGAGGGCAGCTGGAAAGGCATTCTTTCGGCTGAACAGCTTGAGCGCACATCCGCATTCGTCGCGATCTACCGCAGTTTGACCGAGATTTTCGGGGAAACGAACGGCGAAAGCTGGCCGACAGCGAATAACCGGCTCGATCCTTTTCAAGGCAAGCCGCCGGTGGACTTCATGGCGATTGGTGATATCAACGAAATACAGGCTGTCCGCCGCCACTTGAAAGTAGTGCAGGAAGCAGCGGGGATGTGA
- a CDS encoding ABC transporter ATP-binding protein: MLVIKGLTRLHLGPLDLEIGVGECVALHGRSGSGKSLFLRTIADLDPADGTVALDSQDRNSMPAPDWRRQVGYLPAEPGWWADRVSAHFTDWSACQPMAERLGLDPAAGDWSVSRLSSGERQRLGLVRLLENRPRCLLLDEPTSALDEAATAVVEEFVGEHCEAGGCCLFVTHDPRQFTRVARQGYRLEEGKLVPESGA, translated from the coding sequence ATGCTGGTAATCAAGGGCCTGACACGTCTTCACCTTGGACCGCTTGATCTGGAAATAGGGGTGGGAGAATGTGTCGCCTTGCATGGCCGCTCCGGCTCCGGGAAATCGCTTTTCCTCCGGACGATTGCGGATCTCGACCCCGCTGACGGAACTGTCGCACTGGACAGCCAGGACCGTAACAGCATGCCGGCGCCCGATTGGCGGCGGCAGGTCGGCTATCTGCCTGCGGAGCCCGGCTGGTGGGCTGACCGTGTCTCGGCGCATTTTACCGACTGGAGTGCCTGTCAGCCCATGGCCGAACGGCTGGGGTTGGACCCGGCAGCGGGAGACTGGTCTGTCTCCCGCCTCTCCTCCGGGGAGCGTCAGCGTCTCGGGCTCGTCCGACTTCTGGAGAACCGTCCCCGCTGCCTGTTGCTGGACGAGCCGACATCCGCTCTCGACGAAGCGGCAACGGCGGTGGTCGAGGAGTTTGTCGGAGAGCATTGCGAGGCTGGCGGATGCTGTCTTTTTGTGACCCACGATCCCAGGCAATTCACCCGCGTCGCCCGGCAAGGCTATCGTCTTGAAGAGGGCAAGCTGGTTCCGGAGAGCGGTGCATGA
- a CDS encoding cysteine hydrolase: MANAVKSKRGLIEGRPALIVIDIQASTFIDDSEVRSIDNMPGYKERMILARTAIDKARESNIPVIFIQEVHRPDLVDFERELDGDEDVHCLEGNPNTDIAVAEMDFRPEDYLIRKRRYSAFFGTDFEILLRGLKVDTLLLVGGLTDVCVHYTFVDGHQSDYFCRVIEDCVAGSSTEAHEASLRAMEYLQTGARRSLEEVLTAMEDYDAGKIEAA, translated from the coding sequence ATGGCCAATGCAGTGAAGTCCAAGCGCGGCCTGATCGAGGGCCGGCCGGCCCTGATCGTCATCGACATTCAGGCGAGCACTTTCATTGACGACAGTGAAGTCCGCTCGATCGACAACATGCCCGGATACAAGGAGCGGATGATTCTTGCCCGAACCGCGATCGATAAGGCGCGGGAGAGCAATATTCCGGTGATCTTCATCCAGGAAGTGCATCGTCCGGACCTTGTAGATTTCGAACGTGAGCTGGATGGCGACGAGGACGTGCACTGTCTGGAGGGAAACCCCAATACGGACATCGCGGTTGCGGAAATGGATTTTCGTCCGGAGGATTATCTCATCCGCAAGCGTCGCTATTCCGCCTTCTTCGGGACTGATTTCGAAATCCTGTTACGGGGCCTGAAGGTGGACACGTTGCTTCTGGTCGGCGGTCTGACCGATGTATGCGTGCATTACACGTTTGTCGACGGCCATCAGTCAGACTATTTCTGCCGCGTTATCGAGGATTGCGTTGCCGGCTCCAGTACGGAAGCCCATGAGGCCTCACTGCGGGCGATGGAATATCTGCAGACGGGAGCGCGTCGGTCGCTTGAAGAGGTCCTGACCGCCATGGAAGATTATGACGCAGGAAAAATCGAGGCCGCCTGA